In Chitinivibrio alkaliphilus ACht1, one DNA window encodes the following:
- a CDS encoding glycoside hydrolase family 9 protein, translating to MKRVTGAAFCLVCILVSGITASDIYVRANEVGYLQGARKRAVVASQEDLTGSSWQIVSEDGAVLLTGELESRVHGKGAHSPFAYNHEVLFCDVTEAGTHTFVLEDGAVEKELTVSSDPYSSVVNSLLRWMKVQRSGTEETLDREVGHLGDSAVFVFRQKDLDKTSEWENWVEDEESKQVDMKGGWYTTGGDFRKFTNITAYTTYYLLKSYEKNPSLFDNADGFLGSILDEARWGLQYLLKTMPDDEDFIIQVGGFSHRGTRLPQDDRYDGRRNAYSAFSPPDMASTSAALALGASVFAEIDPDFAQECKESAQAIYARALEDDAQNAWMERGYALYKDDTEGDNFLIASMELYNLTGDASYLERAKAYSDDIQSAWWNSWTAQNMMGHSLIVDEHEPAKEYFMADINHFYSNAQNNVWGFPMDYGNGNLYSSKQIATAGLRYYQLTGENKFEELITDVLNYVHGLNNWGLSFIALEELGDHSVQNMNVFVYRLQTHLFPEGVPVLGPSGTDEHASGSVWILDDLTTNFCHPYNTDGVVFYDHMDDYMSTGARIDGAADAIYLLTLVTTLMAE from the coding sequence ATGAAGAGAGTTACAGGTGCGGCGTTTTGCCTTGTGTGCATTCTTGTATCGGGCATTACCGCTTCAGACATCTACGTTCGGGCGAATGAGGTAGGGTACCTTCAAGGAGCACGTAAGCGGGCTGTTGTTGCGTCACAGGAAGATCTTACGGGATCGTCGTGGCAGATTGTCTCGGAAGACGGGGCGGTTCTTCTGACGGGAGAACTTGAAAGTCGGGTTCATGGAAAGGGGGCACATTCACCCTTTGCATACAATCATGAAGTGCTGTTTTGTGATGTCACAGAGGCGGGGACTCATACCTTTGTCTTAGAGGATGGTGCTGTAGAAAAGGAGCTTACCGTATCGAGTGACCCTTACAGTAGCGTTGTAAACTCTCTCTTACGCTGGATGAAAGTACAGAGAAGTGGTACTGAGGAAACCCTTGATCGCGAAGTGGGGCATTTGGGCGATTCTGCCGTGTTTGTATTTCGCCAAAAAGATCTGGACAAAACCAGCGAGTGGGAAAATTGGGTTGAAGATGAGGAGAGCAAACAGGTTGATATGAAGGGTGGATGGTATACCACCGGTGGTGATTTTAGAAAGTTTACGAATATCACAGCGTATACAACATACTATCTGTTAAAATCATACGAGAAAAATCCTTCTTTATTTGACAATGCCGACGGGTTTCTCGGGTCTATTCTTGATGAGGCGCGATGGGGGTTGCAATATCTTTTAAAAACCATGCCGGATGATGAGGATTTCATTATTCAGGTTGGTGGGTTTAGTCATCGTGGAACGCGACTGCCTCAGGATGATCGCTACGATGGACGTCGCAACGCCTACTCAGCCTTCTCACCTCCTGATATGGCCTCAACCAGTGCGGCTCTTGCCCTAGGTGCTTCTGTTTTTGCTGAAATCGATCCTGATTTTGCCCAGGAGTGTAAGGAGTCTGCGCAAGCGATATATGCTCGGGCTCTTGAAGATGATGCGCAAAATGCGTGGATGGAGCGTGGCTATGCTCTATATAAAGATGATACAGAGGGTGATAACTTTCTTATTGCTTCCATGGAGCTGTACAATCTCACCGGCGATGCTTCATATCTGGAACGTGCGAAAGCCTATTCAGATGATATTCAAAGTGCGTGGTGGAACTCCTGGACCGCTCAAAACATGATGGGACATTCCCTTATTGTGGATGAACACGAGCCTGCCAAGGAGTATTTCATGGCAGACATCAATCATTTTTATTCCAATGCACAGAATAATGTGTGGGGCTTTCCCATGGATTATGGAAATGGTAACCTCTACTCCTCAAAACAGATTGCCACGGCAGGGCTGCGTTATTATCAGCTTACTGGAGAGAATAAATTTGAAGAGCTTATTACAGATGTTTTAAACTATGTACACGGGCTTAATAATTGGGGACTCTCCTTTATTGCCTTGGAAGAGTTGGGTGACCACTCCGTGCAGAATATGAATGTCTTTGTCTATCGTCTCCAGACACATCTTTTCCCCGAAGGTGTTCCTGTGTTAGGCCCCAGTGGTACTGATGAGCACGCCTCTGGAAGTGTATGGATTCTTGATGACCTAACCACAAATTTCTGTCATCCCTACAATACAGATGGGGTTGTGTTTTACGATCACATGGACGATTACATGTCTACGGGGGCTCGTATAGACGGAGCTGCCGATGCGATCTATTTGCTGACCCTTGTAACCACCCTCATGGCTGAGTAA
- a CDS encoding glycoside hydrolase family 9 protein has protein sequence MKQFMTAFSILFLCAATVFSKAYIRYNYIGYNPSREKRIVVMAEEGIDGTQWTLRDNETGEEVLSGNIGASVYERGDHLPFDYNYVFDITELREVGEYTLSLAGDIAEPANIVIHQDPYGDLISKPLRWLREARCGSDAVEDREICHLGDKKAEVFRRADPHDNGSWGPLDEPKYFDGHGGWHDAGDYLKFSLTCAYTTYYILRAYDINPSIFDTLYNNDDGQNELNDLLDEAQWGLDFLMRTMPDTNEFMIMIGHNEDHHVGYRLPQDDHLDGERPFLSALSIPQMGYTAAALALGATIFEELGREEQAQEYFEKAQLIYRRALSDDAEATAWLDDDANPFYRDDTNFDNLQLAAGELYRFSGDPSYLEDAQEFADLARGAGWKAWTAVNMTAHMNIMDDYPVAQNYLYLDLDQFLDNSRAAGNIWGIPMRYVWAGLYSYIGVGATAAEYELLTGNTGYHSLARNMTDYLLGYNNWGICFIAIEDMENTITEPNSQIYMLQADKFPEGAIAEGPGDRESWEYYSTYFGFDMHAEWTHKFNTEAGVFYDNRKDFMCMETTVVGMSDGIYLLAVASKLFNN, from the coding sequence ATGAAACAATTTATGACAGCTTTTAGCATACTTTTTCTCTGTGCAGCAACGGTCTTTTCAAAGGCCTATATACGATATAATTACATTGGCTACAATCCCTCGCGGGAAAAACGCATTGTCGTCATGGCCGAAGAAGGTATTGATGGAACTCAATGGACGCTTCGTGACAACGAAACCGGAGAAGAAGTTCTGTCTGGAAACATCGGAGCATCTGTGTATGAACGAGGTGATCATCTTCCCTTCGATTACAATTATGTCTTTGATATTACAGAGCTTCGTGAAGTTGGGGAATATACGCTCTCCCTGGCTGGAGATATTGCAGAGCCGGCAAATATTGTGATACATCAGGATCCGTATGGTGACCTTATTTCAAAGCCCTTGCGATGGCTTCGTGAGGCACGATGTGGCTCTGATGCAGTAGAAGATCGCGAAATCTGTCACTTAGGCGATAAAAAGGCGGAGGTTTTCCGTCGTGCCGATCCACATGATAATGGTAGCTGGGGGCCCTTGGATGAGCCAAAATATTTTGATGGTCATGGTGGGTGGCATGATGCGGGGGATTACTTAAAGTTCAGTCTTACCTGCGCCTACACAACCTACTACATCCTGCGCGCCTATGATATCAATCCCAGCATTTTTGATACGCTCTACAACAATGATGATGGGCAGAATGAGCTGAATGATCTTTTGGATGAGGCTCAGTGGGGGCTTGATTTCCTTATGCGAACCATGCCGGATACTAATGAATTCATGATTATGATTGGGCACAATGAGGATCACCACGTTGGGTATCGTCTCCCTCAAGATGATCATTTAGACGGAGAGCGTCCGTTCCTCTCTGCCCTTTCCATACCCCAAATGGGCTACACCGCTGCTGCTCTTGCCTTGGGTGCAACAATCTTTGAAGAGCTGGGACGGGAGGAACAGGCCCAAGAGTATTTCGAAAAGGCGCAATTAATTTATCGTCGAGCTCTCTCTGATGATGCGGAAGCAACGGCATGGCTAGATGATGATGCGAACCCTTTTTACCGTGATGATACGAATTTTGACAATCTGCAGCTGGCAGCAGGAGAATTGTACCGTTTCTCCGGCGATCCTTCGTATTTAGAGGATGCGCAAGAGTTTGCTGATCTGGCTCGCGGTGCTGGATGGAAAGCGTGGACGGCGGTTAATATGACTGCTCATATGAATATTATGGATGACTATCCTGTCGCACAAAATTATCTCTATCTTGACCTTGATCAGTTTCTTGACAACTCACGGGCTGCAGGAAATATCTGGGGTATCCCCATGCGGTATGTATGGGCGGGACTCTACTCATACATTGGGGTCGGTGCCACTGCCGCTGAGTATGAACTTCTCACGGGAAATACGGGGTATCATTCTTTGGCGCGTAATATGACGGATTACCTCTTAGGCTATAACAATTGGGGTATCTGCTTTATTGCTATTGAAGATATGGAAAATACCATTACCGAGCCAAACTCGCAAATTTACATGCTCCAGGCTGATAAGTTCCCTGAGGGAGCTATTGCAGAGGGGCCCGGTGATCGTGAATCATGGGAGTACTACTCTACGTACTTCGGTTTTGATATGCACGCAGAGTGGACCCATAAGTTTAATACTGAAGCTGGCGTATTTTATGACAATCGTAAAGATTTCATGTGTATGGAAACAACCGTTGTTGGTATGTCCGATGGGATATATCTTCTTGCGGTTGCCTCAAAGCTTTTCAATAATTAA
- a CDS encoding adenylate/guanylate cyclase domain-containing protein, with protein MPLLSPILLLFLCTILVQASPYENYSVDLRQHDMATPYELSGTWQFFPNTFLTEEEVPKNEGVPYRVPAPFYRSEVLPERYGFGTFFKTVYICPKHECMLGLEVLPMHQAFTIFVNGEKIYKNGILGNTPLETEATKETSIIVPIQTTGDTLRILVHFSNFHNRRGGPWRSFFIGSLNVLSDLETWSRGREVAFFSAILTLALIFLMLHYLDPNRDNVKYRIYFSLLCIGAAFRVGLTGNRLLADIPFFSREILLRLEYGSVYFSIALWCVYLRSLYPGFFSKAVSHICLAISLLFLIATLFVSPRIYSELMPLYNTVLIFVFLYILFFTVHILIKRQGGALLLFLSNSLIVLSITHDIFAYDLIHARHMFPYGMAGMVFIQAIILSRDFSYARNHQQSLAIEMKEINQSLHRFIPQDVISLMNKHEISSIRIGDQISKQLTIMTIDIHSFTAISESLSPEDIFSLINAYHSKIGPVIERFGGVITSYLGDGIIIFFEAYNPCVLDAADALHRELTTFLFKDIRLSHSIGIHGGTVTLGPVGYKERMDILLCSSTVEIAQKIEELSRIYGAETVITETIQNQHTPPLCRHLDTLVFPHIAEPIHMYQVFSTTKDPRYIHTPLFTEAVGRYRQRDWNGAIEKFTQLLSKTPDDLALHEYIRRCTQHKTYGTPLDWCGYHSV; from the coding sequence ATGCCTCTTTTATCACCCATTCTTCTCCTTTTTCTATGCACAATACTTGTGCAGGCATCTCCCTATGAGAACTATTCTGTGGATTTACGCCAGCACGACATGGCTACCCCCTACGAGCTTTCAGGCACATGGCAATTCTTCCCAAACACCTTTCTCACAGAGGAAGAAGTGCCAAAGAACGAAGGGGTCCCCTACAGAGTCCCCGCGCCATTTTATCGAAGTGAAGTTCTGCCCGAAAGATATGGCTTTGGAACCTTTTTTAAAACGGTATATATCTGTCCTAAGCATGAATGTATGCTTGGGCTTGAAGTGCTTCCCATGCATCAAGCATTTACCATCTTTGTAAATGGCGAAAAGATCTACAAAAATGGCATCTTGGGCAACACTCCTTTGGAAACAGAGGCAACCAAAGAAACATCCATCATAGTTCCCATACAAACAACGGGCGACACCTTGCGCATTCTTGTACATTTTTCTAATTTCCACAACCGCCGTGGCGGCCCGTGGAGAAGTTTTTTTATTGGCTCCTTGAATGTTTTAAGCGACCTTGAAACGTGGTCCCGCGGACGAGAAGTCGCCTTCTTTTCTGCGATACTCACCCTTGCCTTAATTTTCTTGATGCTCCATTACCTTGATCCAAATAGAGATAATGTCAAATACCGCATCTACTTCTCGCTTCTCTGTATTGGAGCAGCGTTCAGGGTAGGCCTTACGGGAAACAGGCTCTTAGCAGATATACCATTCTTTTCACGGGAAATACTGCTTCGCCTCGAGTATGGATCAGTCTACTTTTCAATTGCCCTCTGGTGTGTGTATCTCCGCAGCCTCTATCCAGGGTTCTTTTCCAAAGCAGTCAGTCATATCTGTTTGGCAATCTCTCTGCTATTTCTCATAGCGACCCTTTTTGTTTCACCACGTATTTACAGTGAACTCATGCCTCTCTATAACACCGTCCTGATATTTGTATTTCTCTATATTCTTTTTTTCACTGTTCATATTTTGATAAAACGGCAAGGAGGGGCACTACTGCTTTTTCTCTCAAACAGTCTAATTGTGCTTTCCATCACCCACGACATCTTCGCTTACGACCTTATTCATGCACGCCATATGTTTCCCTATGGTATGGCGGGAATGGTCTTTATTCAAGCAATTATTCTCTCACGAGACTTTTCCTATGCCAGAAACCACCAACAATCCTTGGCGATAGAAATGAAAGAGATCAACCAGTCACTTCACCGCTTTATTCCTCAGGATGTTATTTCGCTCATGAACAAACATGAGATTAGCTCTATTCGTATTGGTGACCAGATATCAAAGCAACTTACCATTATGACTATTGACATCCACTCCTTTACCGCCATATCTGAATCCCTCTCGCCCGAAGACATTTTCAGTCTGATTAACGCCTATCATAGCAAAATAGGTCCTGTTATAGAACGCTTTGGTGGTGTAATCACCTCCTACCTTGGAGATGGTATTATTATTTTTTTTGAAGCCTATAATCCCTGCGTCCTTGATGCAGCAGATGCTTTACACCGGGAACTTACCACATTTTTATTCAAGGACATCCGCCTTTCACATTCCATTGGTATTCATGGCGGAACGGTCACCCTTGGCCCCGTTGGATATAAGGAACGTATGGATATACTCCTCTGTTCTTCCACGGTAGAAATAGCCCAAAAGATAGAAGAACTTTCCCGTATATATGGCGCAGAAACAGTGATAACCGAAACCATTCAAAACCAGCATACGCCTCCCCTCTGCAGACACCTTGACACCCTCGTCTTTCCCCATATTGCAGAGCCCATACATATGTATCAAGTTTTTTCTACAACCAAAGACCCTCGCTATATCCATACGCCACTTTTTACTGAAGCGGTAGGCCGGTATCGGCAACGAGATTGGAATGGAGCCATAGAGAAATTCACCCAACTTCTCTCCAAGACGCCGGATGATCTGGCCCTTCATGAATATATACGACGATGCACACAACATAAAACCTATGGAACTCCCCTTGACTGGTGTGGATATCACTCCGTATAG
- a CDS encoding adenylate/guanylate cyclase domain-containing protein has protein sequence MKHLVVLLFLSLPLLAAPSISEGTLDLRNYRLTPKSIIRLDGDWSFFWNTFSSYPTIQELPREHTFTIPGFWNSHTHEEVQLGPYGFATYYLTILLPEDRPPILGINSNAANTALRLEINGTEIHASGIPGESRHESTPKYLPRYSFFRADHDTLHVTLHISNFEDAKGGPWFPLVFGGADALRGIRLGNMQRELFYFGSTLIMGTIFLFMYLFGTLKHEKYELFFSLSCYTAALRISLTGERFLIRIFLDIPWEFFLRLEYATLSLLILFYSYCIFFFFRKIYSPRILKLITYTSVGYILFFCVTPPQIFTRTITPYLIFIALMLGYLLLVNLRGACQKIHTAQALLAGNIIVFISAIHDILANTLIFIRPPLLPAGVFILLLTQAGIIAYSFARTKHHTIHLIKKLRRTNEALTAFLPREFLALLNKQDLTTVNLGDQVSGDMTILFAEFQQRDGVKRHITMEELNDHLSYISPVISYNNGFIDKYLHNGLMCIFPSSCQDGITAATEIVSATEQNNSPLDISLGLHRGTVILGTVGSQRRIDTTVISDTVNISSRIQALSKIYGSKITVTQEIIDTPQVKDAFTYRILDSVRVKGKNFPITVYEVLDGLREREFTMKCATIDLFYTALESFLQEKYTHALTKFLHIREQTPEDPVINMYIERCNSALKGPSRQATTKNI, from the coding sequence GTGAAGCACCTTGTAGTACTTCTTTTTCTATCCCTTCCTCTATTAGCAGCACCCTCTATCTCAGAGGGCACACTCGACCTGCGCAACTACCGCCTTACCCCAAAGAGTATAATCCGTCTTGACGGTGACTGGAGTTTTTTCTGGAATACCTTTAGCTCTTACCCCACCATACAAGAACTTCCCCGCGAACACACCTTTACCATTCCCGGTTTCTGGAACTCCCATACCCATGAGGAGGTACAACTGGGCCCATACGGATTTGCCACCTACTACCTTACCATCCTTCTCCCGGAAGATCGCCCCCCTATTTTAGGAATTAACAGCAATGCCGCCAATACTGCCCTGCGACTGGAGATAAATGGAACAGAAATTCATGCAAGCGGAATCCCCGGAGAGAGCAGACATGAATCAACCCCAAAATACCTTCCCCGCTATAGCTTTTTTCGTGCAGACCACGACACGCTGCACGTGACACTCCATATCTCAAATTTTGAAGATGCAAAGGGCGGACCATGGTTTCCTCTGGTTTTCGGTGGAGCAGACGCGCTCAGAGGGATCCGTCTGGGAAATATGCAAAGAGAGCTGTTTTACTTCGGATCTACGTTGATTATGGGTACCATATTCCTTTTCATGTATCTTTTTGGTACTCTAAAACACGAAAAATATGAACTCTTTTTTAGCCTCTCCTGTTATACGGCAGCCCTGCGTATTTCTCTCACGGGAGAACGATTTCTCATACGCATATTTCTAGATATTCCTTGGGAATTCTTTCTTCGTCTTGAATATGCCACCCTTTCCCTTCTCATACTCTTCTACTCGTACTGTATTTTCTTTTTTTTCAGGAAGATCTACTCACCACGTATCCTCAAACTTATCACCTATACCTCCGTGGGATACATTCTCTTTTTTTGCGTCACCCCCCCTCAAATATTTACCAGAACAATTACCCCCTACTTGATTTTTATCGCCTTGATGCTTGGCTATCTGTTACTGGTAAACCTTCGGGGTGCATGTCAAAAAATACACACAGCACAGGCATTGCTTGCAGGCAATATCATCGTATTTATCTCTGCCATCCATGACATTTTAGCAAACACCCTCATTTTTATACGTCCTCCTCTCCTTCCGGCAGGGGTGTTCATACTACTTCTAACGCAAGCCGGTATTATTGCATATAGCTTTGCTCGGACAAAACATCACACCATACACCTTATCAAGAAACTCCGCAGAACAAACGAAGCCCTTACGGCTTTTCTCCCACGGGAGTTTTTAGCCTTACTAAACAAGCAAGATCTTACTACAGTAAATCTCGGAGACCAAGTAAGCGGTGATATGACGATTCTTTTTGCAGAATTTCAACAGCGAGACGGGGTAAAACGCCACATAACAATGGAGGAGCTCAATGATCATCTCAGCTATATTAGCCCCGTGATTTCTTACAATAATGGTTTCATCGATAAATATCTGCACAATGGCTTAATGTGCATATTTCCCAGCTCATGCCAGGATGGTATCACAGCAGCCACAGAGATTGTTTCTGCTACTGAACAAAATAATTCCCCCCTCGATATTTCCTTAGGGCTTCATCGTGGAACAGTAATTCTGGGAACCGTTGGCTCTCAGAGGCGCATAGATACCACGGTGATTTCAGATACGGTAAACATCTCTTCTCGAATACAGGCTCTGTCCAAAATTTACGGCTCCAAAATTACCGTAACACAGGAAATCATCGATACCCCGCAGGTAAAAGACGCCTTTACCTACCGTATTCTTGATAGCGTGCGAGTAAAGGGAAAAAACTTTCCCATTACCGTGTACGAAGTGCTCGATGGCCTCAGAGAACGTGAATTCACCATGAAATGTGCAACCATTGATCTCTTCTATACCGCCTTAGAATCGTTTCTGCAGGAAAAATACACCCATGCTCTTACAAAATTTCTGCATATACGTGAGCAAACACCGGAAGATCCCGTGATCAACATGTATATTGAGCGATGCAACTCCGCCCTGAAAGGTCCCTCAAGACAGGCGACCACAAAAAACATCTAA
- a CDS encoding NFACT RNA binding domain-containing protein, producing the protein MALLFTTSGNIHHTIKAAPFTPQNIFLGKKAGREIMDELHEELRKRRKELRGSIKQKQRTQKKQEHERHVASKWEELRQWGDTLLAQKEQVPKGIRSYKTTNIHTGEPADIPLNPKCSAMRNSELLYKKARKGERGYEICCEKEAKTREEIELLTEELSRLQELIENPDETEAIRTYLESSARTEHKPNPSTKKEPPSLPYRKFTHKGWNIYAGKTATMNDELSTRFANPSDIWLHAVGYTGSHVIIRRNKNSPWPPAEILDLAGGIAVFYSKAKHTSYAEVHITEARFVRKPRKSPPGLVTAQRCKTKRVSPVNPQNFFKNS; encoded by the coding sequence ATAGCACTCCTTTTCACCACATCGGGAAACATACACCATACCATAAAAGCGGCACCGTTCACACCACAGAATATATTTTTAGGGAAAAAAGCGGGGAGGGAAATCATGGATGAGCTCCACGAAGAGCTTCGAAAACGCCGCAAAGAACTGCGGGGCTCCATAAAGCAAAAGCAACGCACCCAGAAGAAACAGGAACATGAACGCCATGTAGCCAGCAAATGGGAAGAGCTCCGTCAATGGGGCGATACGCTTCTGGCTCAAAAAGAACAGGTACCCAAGGGGATACGTTCCTACAAAACAACCAACATACACACGGGAGAACCGGCGGATATCCCTCTCAACCCCAAGTGTTCCGCCATGCGTAATTCCGAATTGCTCTATAAGAAAGCGCGAAAAGGTGAACGAGGCTATGAGATCTGCTGTGAAAAAGAAGCAAAAACGCGTGAGGAGATAGAGCTTCTTACGGAGGAACTCTCACGATTGCAGGAACTCATAGAGAATCCTGATGAAACAGAGGCAATCCGTACATACCTTGAGAGCTCTGCACGCACAGAACACAAACCAAACCCATCTACAAAAAAAGAGCCTCCGTCCCTCCCATACAGGAAATTCACCCATAAGGGGTGGAATATCTATGCCGGGAAAACCGCAACCATGAATGATGAACTCTCCACACGCTTTGCAAACCCCTCTGACATATGGCTTCATGCCGTGGGATATACGGGCTCCCATGTGATTATTCGCCGAAACAAAAATTCGCCTTGGCCCCCAGCAGAAATACTCGATCTTGCAGGAGGTATTGCCGTGTTCTATTCAAAGGCAAAGCATACTTCCTATGCAGAAGTACATATCACGGAGGCTCGGTTTGTACGAAAACCCCGGAAATCTCCCCCCGGTCTTGTGACGGCCCAACGGTGCAAAACAAAGCGTGTATCTCCCGTCAACCCGCAGAATTTCTTTAAAAACAGTTGA
- a CDS encoding diguanylate cyclase, producing MDYILIVERDEQTATEIAQLIGTRFACPVAWFSSLEEAGEFACAHPIEVLLLDISFSLDNYGPFGDIPVIPVTHGIPLTTRAMLRASCLLDSLRDYSPHNRAYLLTLIEQLPYRRSLSVAVIHTSSALEQLIYGRLESLGVSPFFLKKLPKKMTVFRTHPVHMVFLDGAYRDAGVQFLQGLRHEFHKLELHVIVLLEEGYSHGDALIWLHAGANRCVEKSISGSQALELFTLQVNNAIQQQISYLEMQYMAKRDALTGAYNRRYFMEVGESLYANYTRGNLKIAVAMLDIDDFKQINDTYGHPVGDKVICALYETCVSLLRRNDLVARFGGEEFCLLLTGDSMAHASEVLERLRMAVERTIIPLSGGDSVTYTISLGLCCEDCGSLGEMIQSADRLLYQAKKSGKNCLISSG from the coding sequence ATGGACTATATTCTAATTGTAGAAAGAGATGAGCAGACTGCCACGGAAATTGCCCAGCTCATAGGTACTCGTTTTGCGTGCCCGGTTGCGTGGTTTTCCTCTTTGGAAGAGGCAGGAGAGTTTGCCTGTGCGCACCCCATTGAGGTGCTGCTTCTTGATATTTCTTTTTCCCTCGATAATTACGGTCCTTTTGGGGATATACCGGTGATTCCCGTTACGCATGGAATACCTCTCACCACCCGTGCCATGTTGCGTGCCTCCTGTTTGCTTGATTCACTCCGCGATTACTCACCGCATAATCGCGCGTATCTTCTTACCCTAATTGAACAGCTTCCCTACCGTCGATCCCTCTCTGTTGCAGTGATCCATACGTCGTCAGCCTTGGAGCAGTTGATTTATGGCCGGCTGGAGAGCCTTGGGGTAAGCCCCTTTTTCCTTAAAAAGCTTCCAAAAAAGATGACGGTTTTTCGTACGCATCCTGTGCATATGGTGTTCCTTGACGGTGCGTATCGAGATGCGGGCGTCCAATTTCTGCAAGGCCTGCGCCATGAATTCCATAAGCTTGAACTCCATGTGATTGTTTTGCTTGAAGAGGGGTATAGCCATGGAGATGCCTTGATATGGCTCCATGCCGGTGCAAACCGCTGTGTGGAAAAAAGCATCTCCGGTTCACAGGCCTTGGAATTGTTTACCTTGCAGGTAAATAATGCAATTCAGCAGCAAATCTCATACCTTGAAATGCAGTATATGGCAAAACGCGATGCCTTGACCGGCGCGTACAATCGACGATACTTTATGGAAGTGGGAGAATCTCTCTACGCCAACTATACACGGGGCAATTTAAAAATAGCCGTGGCCATGCTCGATATTGATGATTTTAAACAGATTAATGACACCTACGGGCATCCCGTGGGAGATAAGGTGATTTGTGCGTTGTACGAAACCTGTGTTTCCCTGTTGCGGCGAAATGATCTGGTGGCACGTTTTGGGGGAGAGGAGTTTTGCCTGCTTCTTACGGGTGATTCCATGGCCCATGCGTCAGAGGTGCTTGAACGTCTTCGCATGGCTGTGGAAAGGACAATCATACCCCTGTCGGGGGGAGATTCCGTGACCTATACCATTTCCCTGGGGCTGTGTTGTGAAGACTGTGGGAGCTTGGGGGAAATGATCCAAAGTGCTGATCGGCTATTGTACCAAGCAAAAAAATCAGGAAAAAATTGTCTTATCTCTTCGGGATGA